The region CTTCAAGTGGACGACCGCGACGAGCAGCGATTGCTGCTGGTGACTCAAGCATCTTCAACGCTGCAACAGTGGCGTGAACCATGTTGATTGCATTGTTTGAGCCGAGTGACTTGGTCAATACATCTGAGATGCCAGCACATTCGAGTACTGCACGAATTGGGCCACCGGCGATAACTCCGGTACCTGGGCTTGCTGGGCGAAGAAGAACTACGCCAGCTGCTGTTTCTCCTTGTACTGGGTGAGGAACAGTTCCTTGGATGCGTGGGACTACGAAGAATGACTTCTTTGCTTCTTCAACAGCCTTAGCGATCGCTTGTGGAACTTCCTTAGACTTTCCGTAACCAATACCGACTGTGCCATTGCCGTCGCCGACAACTACTAGTGCGGTGAATGAGAAACGACGTCCACCCTTAACAACTTTAGATACACGGTTGATAAAGACAACGCGCTCCATGTAAGGAGACTTGTCCTTTTCACGATCGTCGCGACGTTCACGGCGTTCGCCATTTCCGCGGCCACGGCCTTTTTCAGAAACCTTGTCAGCGCCCTTGTTGTCTGGTGCAGTTGCGGTTGTTGGATTTTCAGCCATTAGAACTCCAATCCGTTCTCTCGTGCACTATCAGCAAGTGCTGCGATACGACCTGTGTACTTATTTCCTGCGCGGTCGAATACAACGGTAGAGATACCGGCATCCTTTCCACGCTTTGCGATCAACGCGCCAATCTCGCGAGACTTTGCAGTCTTATCGCCAGTTGACTTGCGGAAGGCTTCTTCCATTGTTGATGCGTAAGCCAAAGTCTTACCTTGTGTGTCATCAATGATCTGTACGAAGAGGTGACGCGCAGAGCGAGAAACGACTAGACGTGGACGCGCAGGAGTGCCAGAGACCTTCTTGCGGACGCGGAAGTGACGACGGGCGCGAGCATTAGTAGCTGACCCCTTGCGGACTTTTACACCGATTGCCATTACTTCTTACCTGTCTTTCCTTGCTTACGGCGAACAACTTCGCCTGCCAAACGTAGGCCCTTGCCCTTATAAGGATCTGCCTTACGCAGTTTCTTAATCTTGGCTGCTACTTCACCAACGAGTTGCTTATCAATTCCGGTGATGTGCAACTTGGTTGGAGATTCAACCTTGTAAGAAATTCCTTCTGGAGCTAGGAATGGAACTGGGTGGCTATATCCGAGCAAGAATTCGAGATCCTTACCCTTCTCAGCAACGCGGTAACCAACACCGACGATGTCGATAGTTAGCGTGTAACCAGTTGTTACGCCGGTGACCATATTTGATACCAATGTGCGTGATAGGCCATGAAGTGAACGTGTAACGCGCTCTTCATTTGGACGAGCAACGGTGATAACACCATCTGCTTGTGAAACTTGAATTGGTTCAGCGACGTTTAGTGAAAGTGAACCCTTTGGTCCCTTAACTGAAACGTTCTGACCTGCGATTGTTACTTCAACGCCAGCAGGAACAGCGATTGGCATACGACCGATACGTGACATATTCGATCACCATACGTAGGCGAGAACTTCTCCGCCTACACCCTGTTTGTTGGCTTGCTTATCAGTCAGCAATCCAGATGAAGTTGAAATGATTGCAACGCCGAGTCCACCAAGTACTTTTGGTAGAGCTGTTGACTTTGCGTAAACGCGAAGTCCTGGCTTGCTTACGCGGCGAAGACCGGCGATTGAACGCTCGCGGTTTGCACCGAACTTGAGGTCAAGAACTAGGTCCTTGCCAACACCGTTTGTTGCTGATTCAACGCGATAGCCTGCGATGAAACCCTCCTTTTGAAGGATCTCTGCAATGCGTGCTTTAACCGATGAAGACGGCATTGAAACCGAATCATGGTAAGCAGAGTTCGCGTTGCGCAGACGTGTCAACATGTCTGCGATCGGATCTGTCATTGTCATACGTGGCCTATGGCCTTTCTCGAAACAGTATCCAAGCAATTTGCCTGGACTTTCTTCGTTGTAGTTTTAACTAGCTTGCTCCGGTAAAAATGATGGCGCCATCATTTTTACCAAGAAGCCTTTGTAATACCTGGAAGTTCACCACGGTGCGCCATTTCACGGAAACAGACGCGGCAAATTCCAAACTTTTGATAGACAGAGTGCGGACGGCCGCAACGCTGACAACGTGTATAGCCACGAACCTTGAACTTAGGCTTGCGAGCAGCTTTAACCTTGAGTGATGTCTTTGCCATTCTTATGCCTCCCGGAAAGGAAAACCGAGCAACTTCAAGAGTGCGCGGCCTTCTTCGTCGTTCTTCGCTGTGGTTACAACAGTGATATCCATACCGCGTGGGCGATCGACCTTATCTTGTTCGATTTCTGGGAATACAACCTGCTCGGTTAGACCGAATGTGTAGTTGCCCTTGCCATCGAATTGCTTAGGTGAAAGTCCACGGAAGTCGCGGATACGTGGAAGAGAAATTGAGAGTAAGCGATCTGCGAACTCCCACATACGATCTCCACGCATTGTTACGTGTGCACCAATTGGCATACCTTCACGCAACTTGAACTGCGCGATTGATTTGCGTGACTTGGTTACTTGTGGCTTCTGGCCTGTGATGATTGCTAGATCGCGGACTGCGCCTTCGATTAGCTTAGAATCACGAGCAGCTTCGCCAACACCCATATTTACAACGATCTTTACGAGCGTTGGAACCTGCATTGGATTTTTATATCCAAATTGAGTCGTAAGTGCGCCAGCGATTTCGCTACGGTAACGAGCCTTTAAACGAACATCAGTCGTTGTTGACATTAGATGTCCTTTCCGGTGCGACGTGAGATGCGAACATTTTTGCCTTCTTCATCTTTACGAACGCCAAGGCGAGTTGCCTTGCCATCGCCATCGACGACCATGACATTTGAAATGTGAATTGTTGCTTCAGCAGTAACGATTCCGCCGACCTTGACGCCGCGTTCGGTTGTTGACTCTTTGGTGTGGCGCTGTACGCGGTTAACACCTTCAACAAGAATGCGGTTCTTATCAACATCGAGAACCTTGCCTGTAACACCCTTGTTCTTGCCAGCGATTACGAGCACTGTGTCATCTTTCTTGATCTTCGCCATGGTTAGAGCACCTCCGGAGCGAGTGAAATGATCTTCATGAACTTCTTGTCGCGAAGTTCGCGAGCAACTGGTCCGAAGATACGAGTTCCGCGAGGTTCGCCATCTGCTTTAAGGATGACTGCTGCGTTCTCGTCAAATTTGATGTAAGAACCGTCTGGACGACGACGTTCTTTAACTGTACGAACGATGACAGCCTTTACGACTTCACCCTTCTTTACTTGTCCGCCAGGAATTGCATCCTTAACAGAACAGACGATGATGTCTCCGATACCGGCGTAACGACGGGAGGAGCCACCGAGAACACGAATACAGAGAAGCTCTTTGGCTCCTGTGTTATCCGCGACGCGTAGGCGCGATTCTTGTTGAATCATTTTTTATCCTGCCCCTTACTTAGCTTTCTCGATGATTGAAACTAGACGCCAGCGCTTTGATGCTGAAATTGGTCGTGTTTCCATGATCAAAACACGATCTCCAGTACCTGCGCTATTGGTCTCGTCGTGAGCCTTTAGCTTTGTTGAACGAGACATAACCTTTGAGTACATACCGTGCTTTACGCGGTTTGATACTTCAACGGTGATCGTCTTATCCATCTTGTCTGAAATGACAATGCCTTCACGTGTCTTGCGATCTGCGCGATTTTCGGTAGTCATTAGGCAGCGCCTCCGATTCCTAGTTCGCGTTCGCGGATAATTGTGTAAAGACGTGCGATCTCCTTGCGGACTGCTCCGAGGCGACCATGTGATTCGAGCTGACCAGTAGCAGCCTGGAAGCGCAGATTAAAGAGTTCCTCTTTAGCCTCACGCACCTTCGATGCTAATTCGTCATCGGTTAATTGGCGTAGTTCTTCATTAACGTTAGCCACTTTATGCCTCCTCACGCTTTACTACACGACACTTCATTGGAAGCTTATGAATCGCAAGACGCATAGCTTCAGTTGCAATCGCTTCTGTTACTCCAGAGATTTCAAACATGATGCGACCTGGCTTCACGTTTGCAATCCACCATTCAGGTGAACCTTTACCGGAACCCATACGAGTTTCAGCAGGCTTCTTTGTAATTGGACGATCTGGATAAATATTGATCCAAACTTTTCCACCGCGCTTGATATAGCGAGTCATCGCAATACGAGCAGCTTCGATCTGACGGTTGGTTACGTATGCAGGCTCTAGAGCTTGGATACCGAAGTCACCGAATGCAACAGCTGTTCCGCCCTTTGATGCGCCTGAACGCGATGGGTGGTGCTGCTTACGGTGCTTGACCTTACGAGGAATTAACATTTACGCCTCGCCTCCTTCAGTTGCTGGTGCTGTTGCTTCTACAACTGGTGCTGCTTGAGTAGTTGTAACTTCTGCACGTGGTGCACGTGGTGTGCGAGGTCCGCGACGTTCTGGCTTTGGAGCGCGTGCTTCTGCAAGCGCCTTTTCAGCGCGCTCTGCGCGTGAACCAATAACTTCACCCTTGTAGATCCAAACCTTTACACCCAAGCGACCGAATGTTGTTGCGGCTTCATAGAAACCGTAATCAATATCAGCGCGAAGTGTGTGCAATGGAACGCGACCTTCACGGTAGAACTCGGAACGTGACATTTCTGCGCCACCAAGACGACCACCGCACTGAACACGAATGCCCTGTGCTCCGGCCTTCATCGCTGACTGCATTGACTTCTTCATTGCGCGGCGGAAAGAAACGCGAGCAGCAAGCTGTTCTGCAATTCCTTGTGCAACAAGTTGCGCATCAATCTCTGGGTTCTTAACTTCGAGAATGTTTAGCTGTACTTGCTTGCCGGTTAGCTTCTCAAGCTTCTGACGGAGTACGTCAGCTTCTTGTCCGCGACGACCAATGACGATGCCAGGACGCGCAGTGTGTAGATCGATACGGACGCGATCGCGAGTACGTTCGATCTCAATGCGAGATACGCCTGCGCGCTCCATACCTTTCTGCATCATGCGACGGATTTCGACATCTTCCTTGACGTAATCCTTGTAAAGCTTGTCTGCATACCAACGTGACTTGAATTCAGTTGTGATGCCCAGGCGGAACCCGTGTGGGTTAACTTTTTGACCCATTACTTGGTCGCTCCCTTCGCTGAATCATCAGCACGCTTTGGATTACGTGTCTGAGTCTTTGTTGATGTACGTGAAATTGATTTGCTAGTTGCCTTTACATCGCTAACTGCAACTGAGATATGGCTTGAGCGCTTCAAGATACGGAAACCGCGACCTTGTGCACGTGGGCGGAAACGCTTCATTGTGCGTCCTTCGTCCACGAGAGCTTCAACAACCCAGAGTTCAGATGCGTCGCGAATTGCAGGGTTTTTAGCCTTTGCATTTGCAACAGCAGAGTTAAGGAGTGTGTAGACATCTGAACCTGCAGCCTGTGGCGCAAACTTCAGAACGTTAAGTGCTTCGTCTGCACGCATTCCACGAACCAAGTCGACAACGCGACGAGCCTTCTGTGGTGTGTGGCGGATGTCGCGCAATACGGCGCGAGCGATCAAAGTATCTGCTTGAGGAGTTGTATTAGCCACGAGCTGCTCTCCGATCATCTTTAACGTGTCCACGGAATGTACGAGTTGGTGCGAATTCACCAAGCTTGTGTCCGATCATTGCGTCAGTTACGAAAACCGGAACGTGCTTGCGGCCATCGTGTACTGCGATTGTGTGTCCGATCATTGAAGGAATAATCATTGAGCGGCGTGACCAGGTCTTGATCACGTTCTTAG is a window of Candidatus Planktophila lacus DNA encoding:
- the rplE gene encoding 50S ribosomal protein L5; this encodes MSTTTDVRLKARYRSEIAGALTTQFGYKNPMQVPTLVKIVVNMGVGEAARDSKLIEGAVRDLAIITGQKPQVTKSRKSIAQFKLREGMPIGAHVTMRGDRMWEFADRLLSISLPRIRDFRGLSPKQFDGKGNYTFGLTEQVVFPEIEQDKVDRPRGMDITVVTTAKNDEEGRALLKLLGFPFREA
- the rplV gene encoding 50S ribosomal protein L22, producing MANTTPQADTLIARAVLRDIRHTPQKARRVVDLVRGMRADEALNVLKFAPQAAGSDVYTLLNSAVANAKAKNPAIRDASELWVVEALVDEGRTMKRFRPRAQGRGFRILKRSSHISVAVSDVKATSKSISRTSTKTQTRNPKRADDSAKGATK
- the rpsQ gene encoding 30S ribosomal protein S17, whose protein sequence is MTTENRADRKTREGIVISDKMDKTITVEVSNRVKHGMYSKVMSRSTKLKAHDETNSAGTGDRVLIMETRPISASKRWRLVSIIEKAK
- the rplR gene encoding 50S ribosomal protein L18, with amino-acid sequence MAIGVKVRKGSATNARARRHFRVRKKVSGTPARPRLVVSRSARHLFVQIIDDTQGKTLAYASTMEEAFRKSTGDKTAKSREIGALIAKRGKDAGISTVVFDRAGNKYTGRIAALADSARENGLEF
- the rpsE gene encoding 30S ribosomal protein S5, producing the protein MAENPTTATAPDNKGADKVSEKGRGRGNGERRERRDDREKDKSPYMERVVFINRVSKVVKGGRRFSFTALVVVGDGNGTVGIGYGKSKEVPQAIAKAVEEAKKSFFVVPRIQGTVPHPVQGETAAGVVLLRPASPGTGVIAGGPIRAVLECAGISDVLTKSLGSNNAINMVHATVAALKMLESPAAIAARRGRPLEDVAPAAIIRASQMTVGA
- the rpsC gene encoding 30S ribosomal protein S3, whose protein sequence is MGQKVNPHGFRLGITTEFKSRWYADKLYKDYVKEDVEIRRMMQKGMERAGVSRIEIERTRDRVRIDLHTARPGIVIGRRGQEADVLRQKLEKLTGKQVQLNILEVKNPEIDAQLVAQGIAEQLAARVSFRRAMKKSMQSAMKAGAQGIRVQCGGRLGGAEMSRSEFYREGRVPLHTLRADIDYGFYEAATTFGRLGVKVWIYKGEVIGSRAERAEKALAEARAPKPERRGPRTPRAPRAEVTTTQAAPVVEATAPATEGGEA
- the rplP gene encoding 50S ribosomal protein L16, yielding MLIPRKVKHRKQHHPSRSGASKGGTAVAFGDFGIQALEPAYVTNRQIEAARIAMTRYIKRGGKVWINIYPDRPITKKPAETRMGSGKGSPEWWIANVKPGRIMFEISGVTEAIATEAMRLAIHKLPMKCRVVKREEA
- a CDS encoding type Z 30S ribosomal protein S14, which translates into the protein MAKTSLKVKAARKPKFKVRGYTRCQRCGRPHSVYQKFGICRVCFREMAHRGELPGITKASW
- the rpsS gene encoding 30S ribosomal protein S19: MPRSLKKGPFVDGHLTKKVDAQNDANTKNVIKTWSRRSMIIPSMIGHTIAVHDGRKHVPVFVTDAMIGHKLGEFAPTRTFRGHVKDDRRAARG
- the rplX gene encoding 50S ribosomal protein L24, producing MAKIKKDDTVLVIAGKNKGVTGKVLDVDKNRILVEGVNRVQRHTKESTTERGVKVGGIVTAEATIHISNVMVVDGDGKATRLGVRKDEEGKNVRISRRTGKDI
- the rplF gene encoding 50S ribosomal protein L6, with translation MSRIGRMPIAVPAGVEVTIAGQNVSVKGPKGSLSLNVAEPIQVSQADGVITVARPNEERVTRSLHGLSRTLVSNMVTGVTTGYTLTIDIVGVGYRVAEKGKDLEFLLGYSHPVPFLAPEGISYKVESPTKLHITGIDKQLVGEVAAKIKKLRKADPYKGKGLRLAGEVVRRKQGKTGKK
- the rplN gene encoding 50S ribosomal protein L14 — translated: MIQQESRLRVADNTGAKELLCIRVLGGSSRRYAGIGDIIVCSVKDAIPGGQVKKGEVVKAVIVRTVKERRRPDGSYIKFDENAAVILKADGEPRGTRIFGPVARELRDKKFMKIISLAPEVL
- the rpmC gene encoding 50S ribosomal protein L29: MANVNEELRQLTDDELASKVREAKEELFNLRFQAATGQLESHGRLGAVRKEIARLYTIIRERELGIGGAA
- the rpsH gene encoding 30S ribosomal protein S8, whose translation is MTMTDPIADMLTRLRNANSAYHDSVSMPSSSVKARIAEILQKEGFIAGYRVESATNGVGKDLVLDLKFGANRERSIAGLRRVSKPGLRVYAKSTALPKVLGGLGVAIISTSSGLLTDKQANKQGVGGEVLAYVW